The following is a genomic window from Ictidomys tridecemlineatus isolate mIctTri1 unplaced genomic scaffold, mIctTri1.hap1 Scaffold_164, whole genome shotgun sequence.
GGTCTGCTGCCCCCCAGTCCTGGCTGGCTGTGCAGCTGTGACACAAGGCTCAAGCCTGAGGACCCACCTAGGCAGCATGGGCAACAGGCTTGGTGGCACCTACCTTCTATGGCAGCCACAGTCTGCTCCCTGTGGCGCTGCTCCTGGGCCGGCAGCACAGCGCTCTGCATGTACAGCTCCCCACCACCAGGAGTGGAGCCAAGCCGGTTCACCAGCTGCAGGATGGACAGAAACCACTCAGGACCCCTATCCTCAAGGGACATAGCTGTCTCTCGACCACTCTGGTGGTCTTTAGTTTTAGGTCCCCACTGAGACTGTGTCCCTCAAAGGGGACAGGGCTCCCAGCCAGGGCCTCGCCCAGGCATCTTGCACTGTGCAGATGGCTGCTGGCTGTGTGTGGCTCTGAGCCCCTGAAGTGCAGAGCTGGCTgggtctccctgcttcctggaactTGCATGTGGGGCCCACATGCAGGAGGCTGGCCTCTAGACAAGAGCCAGAGACTGGAGCCTGGGGCTCTCGGAGGCCCTGTAACGGGCACACACCTGCTCAATGTCACGGTGTGCCAGGACAGGCCCTGAAGACCAGAGGCTCAGACTGGGCCTTGCCTTCAGGAGCCCCAGCCTTGGGCCTCTGGACAATGAATAGGGACAGGGCAGCTCTTCCTTCTGTAGGGTCCCACCTATGTGACACCAGGCAAAGGTGGAAACTAACACTACTTTTTacataaatggatgaaaattgaGGTCAGCACTGGGTTCCCTAGAAAGGCAAAAACCAAAGGGCTTCTTTGAGAGGGTGGGAACAATGGCAGGTGGCAAGGCTCAGCCTCGTGTGGAAGAGGAGCAAGGCCAGACATGGTGTGGTGGGTTGGGGATGATGGGTTACAGTGGCCTGGTGTCTCCGGGCCTGTGCCAAGGGCCCAGGCCCTTCCCTTGTCAAGCCCCAGTGGACAGATGGCCATGAGGCTCCTTGCCCACCCATCTTACCTCGCATTCATAGTGTCCCAGGTCATCCTTGCCAGCTGCTCTGACCACAAGCACCAGCAGGCCGCTGCGGGGCTCACTCAGCATCTGGTACTTGTTGCCCGTGGTCAGCAGGGCCCCATCTTTGTACCACCTAGAACCCGTCACAAGAGTCCATGAGGCAGGGTGTGACATTTCCTGTGCTGCAGAGCCGCTGCCCTGGCCCAGATGCTATAGTCCTTGGTGAACCCACCCTCTGGATGCCCACATCCAGCTTGGCCATGCTATCTTGTGGCAGAGGCCCCATGCCCAGTGGGTCTCAGCCCCACAATGCCCTCTCTTCAGTGATCAGAcagtcactgtgcccagccccgtACAGCTGCACAACCCTTGTGTTGCAGACAGGAGCCTGAAGCCCCTTCCCTGGTGCCCCACCATGTGCTGGCCCACCTAATCTGAGGGTGTGGGGCACCTTCGATGGTGCAGGTGAGCTGGGCATCCTCTCCCTCCACAAAGGGTGAGGCCCGGACCTTGTTCACAAACCGTGGCGGGACTGCAGGGTGGAGAGACACAAAGAGCCACTCTGATGGAGCTGGGGGTGTCCGAGCCCCCACATTCTTCCTGAGCCCTAAGTGAGCCCATGACCACATAGGGCTTCCACCCTCccatgcctgcctgcctgcccttctCTCCCACCCACACCCAGTCCCTCATCACAGTGAGCAGAGGGATGGAGGGCCCTTCCACCCATCCACCAGAGCCACATGGTGGGCTTGGTCAGGGTGTCTCCCTGCCCCACGGGCCTCCAGGCTCACCTTGCACCAGGATCTTTCCCAGGGTGCTGGCACTGCCAGCGGCGCTGGTCGCAAAGCACATATACTGGCCAGAGTCGACCCCAGTCAGGTTGTCCAGGATGAGGGTGCAGGAACCATCTGGGTCTTCGATGAGGATGTGGTGAGGGTCCACTTCCACTGGCTTCCCATCTAGAAAGGAGGAGTGAGGGCTGTTGTCAGGCAGGGACCTTGTAAGCCTGCCCAGATGGatgagaggctggggctggtCTGTACCTCTCTgggtctgtctctgtttctctctctttctctctctaccctctctacACAGAGGGTGTGGCCCAgacctctgtctctgtgtctctatgTCCACCTTGGACATTAGCTAGAGGCAGGGCCAAATGAAGAGACCTGAACCTGACAGAAGACATCCACATGGACAGCTAAGTCCATGGTCACCCCACCGCCCCAGTGTGACTCCCTGCGGACCTCCCATGTGCTGATCACGCCCAGCTCCCTGGCTATGGGCCCATCCTCACTCAATCCCACCAAGCCTACAGCTACATACATAATCCACTGCCTAacaccccttccctcccacccataCCTCGTCCCTCATCACAGCATGCAGAGGGATGGAGGGCCCTTCTACCCATCCAATCTGCAGGGGGCTTCGAGAAGGAACTCAAATTTCCATGGCTGTGCTGGACACAGGCACCAGGCCACCCAGTTGTGGACAGGGACCTCTGGGTGCCATGGCGATGATGTCTGCATCTGAACTCTGGCCTGAAACTGCACGTGACTCTGAGTTCACATAGTGGACCCTTAACACCAGCCTTCTGCTCAGGGGGAGCCAGGCATCCTGCTGGTCTTCCTGAGGCCACTAGTGCAATGTGCCCTTGTTGACCCAGGGGCTGCTGCAAGTGGCATGGCCATTTGGTTTGACAGTTAACCAGCTAAGCTGGGACAGCTCCACGCAAACAACTGGCAGTAAAGCGTGGATGCTACACCCCAACTTTCCAGCCTTTGCGTGGCTGGCAGAGGAAGTGCCAGGCCTTGCTATAGCACAGAGGCAGCCAAGGTAATGAGAAGATGAATCGCAACTTGATATCCTTGTATGGCCATCAGAAATGGTCAAAGAGAGCTGGCTACTAGAGTGATCACCACCAGCTCTATCTACTTGCTGCCCCCATGGGCCCAGGTTGTAGGCACATACATAGGTCGTGCAAGCCCAGCAGCTCCGGATGGGTGGCTCCGGATGGGTGGCTCCGAATGGGGTGCCCTGGGAGCGCTCCCCTCCTGAGAGGTGGGGCCCCAGCAGAAGTGAATTCAGTCACTGAGGGCACTGACTGGAAGGGATGGGTGCTGGTCTCCAGAGGTCAGCAAGCTGCTATAAAACCAGCCTGGTCCTGATCCCCTGTCTTCCTGTCACTGCAACTGCTCCTTCCCCCTGGCAAGACTCCCAAGAAGTCATGAGGCCACCAAGGGGAACCCCACCAGATGGCACCATGCCCTTTGGACTTTCAATCTGAAAACAATCTCTTCACTTTATAAGTAACCCAGACTCAGGTGTCTTGTTGGCACATCAGGAAATGGACACGTCGCACGTTCCTGAGACAGACCGTTTCACGGCTAGAGCCCTTGATGAGTGAAGCGTCCCCTGGGTCTGGGACTTATCCCCTGCCAGACATGGCTGTCAGATACCACTTTTGAAAATCAGCTCTCAGCATGCAGTGGGGCTTTGGAGGAAACCAGATGCCCAACCCAGTGAGGCCTTGTGATCTTCCACTCAGGGATAGGCCAATTGGACTCCCTGAGGAACAAGAGATAAGGGCTGCCCAGCATTCATCAAAAGGAAGAGAGCTTCGTGAATGAGTGGATGTCCCCCAAGGGCAGGGTGGGCTCTGCTCTCCACTCCACTCCCTGATGCAAGGCAGCTGACTCCATGAGAATCTGGATCCAAGGGTCTCCACTCATGGGCTTGGGTTCGCATGGTCTAGCTAAACTGAAGCCCACTGACACGGCAGCTCGCTAGCCTCATCACCCAGGAAAGGAAGCTGGACTCATTCATTGTTTTGGGGGCTGGCCAGAGCTCTTGGCACTCCTGGGCCCTCTCTGCCTGGCTGCCCTTCCTTGCTAGCTTCCTGGggtccctcccatctctctggcTTGCCGCCCCTTCACTTATGTTCCTCACCTCTCTGACTCTGTGAATCCCAGATCCCAAGCCTTGAAGCCTGCCTTATCTCTTCACGCTCATTCCACATTCAAACTgacctcagtctctctctctctctctctctctctggcaccagggattgaacccaagggccttaatcacatcccagccctttctacattttatttagagacagggtcttactaagttgcttagggccttgctaggtttctgaggctgctttgaacttgcatcctcctgtctcagtctcctgagctgctgggaatgtTTTGAGGGCTGTGCACTAGACCTGACCCATAGTTTCAGACACACTATATGCCAAGGACCTGCCTGCCATCTCTCACCTCCAGCCAGACATCTCTCCTAAGCTCTAGATTTATTCTCAAGCTATCCCCTCCATAACCACCTGGAGCCCAATGGGTACCTGGATTCTTCAAAATCTCACAAATCTGGGTTTCTTTCCTCCCTGCCCAGCTCAGAATGTACCAGCCTGCCTCCCTGTGGGTCTGCCCCACCTCTGTGAATAGGACCAGTGGCCTCTGGTGTCCACAACCCCTGTGCTGCTCCCTGGATGCCATCTCTCTTCCACACACCCCATGCAACCCATCAGCAAATCTGGCTGGCTCTGCCTTCAAAATGCATCCAGGATGCAACCATGGCCACCACCAACATGATGCCATGTCCCTAAGCAGGCCCTTGGCACTACAGCCAAGGTGACAGATGACAGATCTGAACCATGCCCCGTGCTGCTCACAAGACCATGGGGTTTCCATGTAGTCAATGCTCCATGCTGCCCAAAGGAATCATGTTGATCCCTGGCACCAGCAAGGTGCCTTGGGACCCGAGAACAGTCTGCCAGGGAAGAGCCTCGGATTTTCTGGAACTTTGGGCCACAACAGATGGGCTAGCCTAGGGGTTTGTGGCTCAGGACCAGACTGGACACTCTATTTTACAATGGCATTCATGGAGGAGGCTCTGGCCCATGCTAGCCTCTATACCAACTAGGAGATTCCTGGTGGGTGACCCGGGCCACGCTGGCATCTATGCCAATGAGGAGATTCTTAGTAGGTGACCTGGACCACACTGGCATCTATGCCAACAATGAAATTCCTGGAGGGATTCTCAGGCCATTCTGAGAATAGGTGACCCAGGCCATGCCAGTGTCTATGCCAACGACGAGATTCCTAGAAGGTGACCCAGGCCATGCTGTGTCTACACCAATGAACAGATTCCTGGAGGATGCTCCAGGCCATGAAGGCTTCTATGCCAATGATGAGATTCCTGGTGGGTGACCAGGGCAATGCTGGCATCTCTACCAATAATGAGATTCCTGATGGATGCTCTAGGCCAAGCCAGCACTACGCCAACAAGATTCCTAGTAGGTGACCCAGGCCATGCTGGCATCTACGCCAATGACAAAATACCTGTGGGTGACCTGGGCCATGCTGGTGTCTTCACCTTTGACGAGATTCCCAGTGGATGACTAGGGCCATGCTGGTGTCTATGGCAGTAACGAGATTCCTGGGCCACACTGGCATCTACACCAATGAGGAGATTCCTGATAGATGACCCAGGCCACACTGGCGTCTACACTAACAATGAGCTTCCTAGTGGAGCTCCATGCTGTCTTCTATGCTAACGTGAGATTCATAGTGGGCTTCAGGCCATTAATCTTGACTTCAGGAGGACTAGAGCCTGAGGTCAGCCACATGAGTGGTCAGCCATGCAGGTCTGACAGAGTTCCAGTGACAAATGCTGACGTCAAGTCTCATTAAGCCTCCTGGTTGGCATAGGTCTGTTTGTGTTCTCAGGTGTCACTGGGAGGAGAAGGCTGGGagctctttctcttcctcactgCACTGGGAACGGGAGGCTGGGAGCTCATAAGTGGTGACACTGGACCCTCCCGAagtgctcttcttttttctcagggGCTGCAGTCTTGTCTTTATGCTGAAGTAAACCCTAACCCTGAGCATAATAGCTCTGAACTCCAAGACCTTCTGGTGAATCACTGAACCTGAAGGCAACCTTGGGGACCAGTGAACTGGACGTCAGAAGTGAGAGTGGTCTCGGGACCCCAAGCCCATGGAGGTGCAGGAAGTGAGGATGGTCTCGGGACCCCAAGCCTGTGGCAGTGTCAAGTGAGACGGGCCTGGGAGACACCTGACTTCCCTTGACCTTGGCAGCTCCCATCCGTGAGCCACGTAAGGCCTGTGCTCTGTGACCCTGAAGGCGCAGTGTGATCAGCACCCTTCCTGGCCCATTAAGTTTACAGGCCTCTCCTGCACCCAGGTGCCTGCCTGTGGCCCCTTCTGTGGTCCTGGTGCTCTCTCGGCTGCCCTCAGGCATGTCTGTCTCGGCCCTGTGCTGACTCCTCACCCTGCTCATTCCCTAGGGTGGCCATGGCACCACCTGACTTACCTGTTCACTGTCCATCCCCAGGATGTTTGCCCTTGAACAGGCCTGGACTGTCTCTTGTTCCCCATGCCCAGCCCACTGACCAGACCCCATGCTGTCCTCAGCCCCCGTGCAGCCCACCCCTGGTAGGGGTTCCTGTGAAGGGTCAGTCTGTAGGCCCTAGCAGGTACCCTTGTACCAGCTGACAGTAGGCTTGGGTGTGCCAGTCACGCGGCAAGCCAGCTTTACAGTTTCCCCCAGCTCAGCCGTGCAGTCAGCCAGTTCCTCTTCAAATTCCAGAGGACCTGAGGACACATGTGGGGGTCTGAGGACTTTGAGGGTGGGATGTCAGGCCTATGTCCCCTGGGTGCACCCTGGCAAATTGCCCCCAACAACAGCAGTGGCCTCACATCCAAGGGCCTGGTTACTGACTAAGCTGGGTGTGGCTGCACGAGGCAGGGACAGACCAGGGTACAAGACCATCACACCCAAACATGACCTGGTCAGATACTCCAAGTCTGGAGCTATGCCATGTCCCCACTACATCCCTTGTGTCCCAGGGTCAGCTCAACACCTGCTATGGGGCTCCCTGGGAGGCCAAAGCCATTGGTCCCTCAGCTAGATCTGACGAAGGGGAGAACCAAGCCACCAGTGCAGAAAGCAACCCATGCCCACGTGCCCGGCCTAGGTGCAGCCCGCTGGGCATCTAAGTGATGTTCAGGTCCCCACACCAGCACAGCACCAGGGACACTCACGCCACACAGGCAGGGCCAGGCGCTGCTGGATGCTGCtgatctccttcacccaggagtGCTTGATGATGACTGTGCACGCCTGCAGCAGGTACTTGCGCACAGAGTCCTCCCGCTCATGCCACACCTCGAAGGCAAGGTCGTCCCCTTCCACCTGGTCGTTCAGGTTGATGCTGCTTAGCTGTTGAGGGGTGCAACATTAGTGGGAGGACAGAGCTAAGCATCCCTAGACAGACAGGGTCCAGTAGGGCTATGCCCAGGTCATCCCAGAACAATGGCAAGTTCTGCTCCAGTGGCCACCCTGGAGCCCAGGAACAGGGAAACCTCCACTGGCCTGCatgacacccccagcccctggcaccaCAGACCTTCATCATATTCCAGAACACATAGCTGAAGGTGTCGGTGTGCGATTTCGTCGGGGCTTGCAGATCATCAGGTGGTTCCGAAACAGGAAGACATGGCGATTGTGGCCCTTCCAAGGCATTCGGGCTCCTGGTGCGCCCTCCCACACAATGAAGTGGCCCTGGGGTGTGAGTAGATGTGGTTGGACTGTGGTTGCCTGGACCCATCCCTGGGCGCAGACCCCAGGGTCATCTATGAGCCCAGCACCCACaaaagccacaccccaccacatgGCAGCAGACACAAGTCCCCCCACCTGGCGGACGGGctcccccagggcctccagggtgCCAGGGTAGTTCTCCATGAGGGACACGTGCAGCTTGTTCTCAGCACGCTGGGGCAGCGCTGACACGACTGCGTAGGCCTGCTCCAGAAGGGCGCAGTTCTGCTGGTTCCGCGCCTTGTTGTGGATCAGCTCCTGAGGCGGACCAAGGGTCAGGACCCAGACCGCTTCAGCCCCAAGGCCTGGCCTGGAcattcagggctggggcaggacagGGCTTCCCACCTTGAGCAGAGcctggtacttctgcacccgctCCACCGGCTGCTCCAGGTAGTGCTGCAGTGGGGGTGGCAGTGGCTGCGAGGGGTCCCCAGCAGACAGCATCTCCTCAGTGCATTTCTGTAGGCACCACAGGGCAGGTTTCAGGCAAGAAAGCACAGCTCCAGTTAGGGCATCCTGACAGTAGAGGACATCCCAGGGGCACTCTCACACCTGGCCCTGAACCTGGACAATGGCTGTGTTACCATCTAGCCGGACGCATGCACAGAACTTGGGCAGTGAAGTGGCCAGCCCAGGAGCACAGAGCTACAGGGCTCAAGGGTCCCTGGGGACTGTGGGGAAAGAGATCAGGGAATATGAACTAAGGCCATGAGCACAGGACAAGGGCTAAGCCACAGGGGACTTTCAGGTCAGTGAGTTTTCTGGTGGGAGTCAAGGCCAGCACTAGGCCTGGGAGTAGCCAGGGAGGGGTACCGTGGCCAACGCCATGGAGCCAGGCATGGGCACCTTGTAGAACTCCTGGACGGGCGTGCTGACAACCATGGACTCTGCCTGCACACGGCCCACCAGGAACTCCAGGTACTTCTCAAAGGCTTCCTGGTTCTTGATGAAGCACATGGCCACATCATCATCTGTGTCACAGCGATGCAGGTCCTGCAAGAAGCtgccacagagagggacagggtcAGGGACAGGGTCAGGCACAGGGTCAGGCACAGCTCACAGCCCAGTCCTGGGCCCTGTCCTTGAGAGGCTATGGTTCTTGCCCAGGAGTGGGTTCTGGGTCTGTGAGACTGAGTATACTAAGCTGGGTGTGCAGACATGTGGGCACGTACAGAAGTGCATGGGTATGTACACTTGCCCACGAGTGTGCAGATGTGTAGTATGTGAGCATGTATATGTGGgtacatgcatgtacatgtgcacatgtgtgggtgcatgtgtgtatgcatgtggctGTGCATGTATACACAAGTGTGCAGATATGACCATGCATGTGTGGCATGTGTGCataatatgtgtgcatgtgtttgcctGAATGTGTCTGTGGATGTGCGCAtggcacacacatgcactcaaatTCTTGTGTGAGTGTGCAAGAGTACATGTGCATGGAGATCAGCATGCATGTGAGTGCACATATCTATGTGTATCCAGCATGTATGTACATTTTTGTACAGGattcacatatgtatgtgtgcacacatgtacactatgtgcacacacatatcaaGCACATGTCCATGCACATTTGAGGCTGGGTGCGTGAGCATATGTGGTGTGCACATGGGACTTCCCGTGTGCCCGTGTACattcatgtgcatgcacatgggcCTGTGTGAGTGCTCATGGGTGGCAGGTATTCTTCAGCCTTCAACCCATATGGCGAGCGTCTGTCACTGGGGCATCACACAAGTGGGATGTGTCCATGGGTAAATCGAGTTCCTACCCCAGCTGCTGAGTGTCACCCTCCACGAGGCCTGACCCACAGCTGTGCGTGCACctcacatgtatgtgtgtggccTTGCCTACCTGCTGTGGAAGCGACTGATGTCCTGTACATTGCGAAAAATGACTGCCTTCTGGCTGGCCACGGCTGCTGGTGCTGTATGTAGTGGCTTTGGAGGAACTGAAGCTCACCCACGAAGGTCTGCTCTGAGCTCAGCAGTTCCTGGATGACAGAGCTGGTGGAAGAGTGGCATCAGGGAGTGCCCAGCAGCTGCCCTGCTCCCACTGTCCCTAGTCTCCACATGGGGACTAGGGACACATGGAGAGCTTGCTCCCTTGCACTGCAGTTAAATGGGGTCCCTGTGATCAGGAGCCTGTCACCCAGTTTCAGAAAGTGGGTAGGTGGTGGAGCAAGGGCACCACCTCttccccaggaagccctcccGAATGAGGCTCTGGGAGGGCATAGCTGCAGAAACCAGGGGCAGGACCGTGACCTAAGGAGGCTCACACAGCTTCAGCAAGCACAGGTCCCCCATGAAGAAGCACGGCAGAACGCCAGCTGGCCCTTGAGGCCCAGCAGCCAGCTGTGGCTCCACTCTCAACCCTCCCCAACACATACCTCAGCCTGGTCTTGTACTCATCCTCGGACATGGCCTCGGGGAATTCGGGGGCCTCACTGGGCCCCCACTCAGGAGACAGCTATTGAGAAACAGGAGTTTGTTCCAGGGCACCAGTTTGTTCCACCTCCTCTGTGGCCACTGggctcctgtcccttacttccaGGGTTCTCTGGCGAAGGGCCAggatcccagggccttggcaccCTCCCCCAGCTCCGGACTACCATACCTTGAGCCTCTTGTCCAGGTAGGCTGGTGACACACAGCCTTGCCTGGAGGGGCTGGACTTGGTGGGCTTGGTGCGCACAAGCCAGTGCAGTGGGTGGGCTGAGTCCAAGACCTCCACATACTGGCCTTCCCGCAGTGTGATGGCGTCCTACTCGGCCCCCAGGGGTAGGTAGTTGGCCGTGGCCACATAGATATCAAAGATCTGATAAAGAGAAATGGGCCTAAGTCTTGGGGCCAGAGGGGTGAGGCCTGCCAAGGCCCCCCATTGCCCCCCACCTCTGAGGAGGGATAGGTTCTCCCAACCCCCTAAAACCCCCAAGAGCAGAGGGGAGGGTGCTGAGTCCAGGGGTTGAAGAGGTACCCAGTCCAGGGCCACAGGGCAGGAGCCCCCAGGGTCACTCTGCACAGATGGCAGTGAGAGGGCTGGCTCCTGCCAACGTGGATGGGCGCCTAGACTGTGGTTGCTCACAGCACCTTGCTGCCCACTGCCCCCTGCAACCCAAGAGGTGGTGGGCTCTGGAGGCAAAGGTGCACTCTCCACAGATGGCAGTGAGAGTGACATCAGAGGTAGTGCTCTGCAGGAACCCACGTGCAGAGACCCTGCCCTCTGCTCTAACCTCTGGTGTCCCTTGGTGTCTCTGGGGGTGATGCCCCTCCCTTGGTAGCACCAGGCCCTTGCAGCCCCCCATTGTCTCTTCAGCAAGTCAGGCCCCAAGCCCTGTTCCTAAGGGTCCCAGCCCACCCACCTCTCCTTGGGAGTCCCCATCCTCTGACTCTGAGGATGACTCCTGGACGCTGGAGGAGGGCCGTGACTGGCCATGCCGGGGGGAGGTGGACGGAGTCTTGGACTCCTCATCACTGTCACCTCCAGGCACCTGCAGCTTGGCTGGGCGAACACAAGAGTTGTGATGTCCCTGGAAGGCTGTCCCCCTACTGCCTACCACCCAGCCAGTCTCCAGGGCTCCCAGGCACAGAGTCCTAGCTAGGCCCCATGCGAGGACACAGGGTCCCAGCCTCCCCTGTGGTTGGGGAGGTCCCATCCTGGCCCCCTCACCCTGTGTGATCTTGGCCGACACCATCTCAGTGATCTGGGAGGTGAGTTTCTGTAGGAATTCCTCTGTACCCACCTCAGTGAGGGACAGGTGGCTATGGGCCTCCTCAGCCACCAGGGCCTCCCCTGGGGGAACAAACACAACACTGTGGGGTCATgcttcccccaaaagttcactgcAATTCTCCTAGGGGCTGATGGTGAGCAGGAGACCAGGCCCTGGCAGGGAGACCATGAGGTGGTGCCAGCAGGAAGAGACCAGTGAGGTCAGCAGGATGCAGAGCCTGTGACCAGGGATGAGAATGAAGGGAGCGGGTCTGGACAGAAGAGGCAGAAAGTGGCCAGAGAATGGCAAGCACAGCTAAGGGGCAGCAGgtggcaggcagggctgcaggcagatggtgagggagctgaggacagggctgggcagggtccAGCCTGGCATCAGGCTTGAggcagggttggggctgtggggGCCGAGGTGACTTTGTGGCTCTTCTTAACATAGCCCACTGGGCATGGGCCCCCTGACCACAGAGGTCAGAAATAGCTCTGACTCCAACCAGAGCTGGGAGCTGGCCATGAGAGGGCAGGAACCTAGAGCCCAGGCTGCTCAGGTCCAAAGGGCAGCCTCCCCTGCACCCAACCCAGGCATACCTTTCCTCTGCCCAGCAAGGCCGGTGAGACCAGCAGACTCTGACATCTGTGCTGAGATGGCTTGGGTGGTcctgaggggaggaggggtgtCCTGCAAGCCCAGCTTGGACCCCACCACTCTGCTCCCCATAGAGGGGGGCCTAGGGGCCAGGACACCACAATCAGTGGCTCCACACCAGAAGGGGCCCATAAAAACTTCATTTGATAGTGTGGAGAAGCTGCACAGGGAAGGGGGTGGCCACCCACAGGGCTACACCACCCTAGCCCACTGGGTAAGTCAGTCAGGGCACCCACTCACCCCTGTAGGAAGGTAGAAATGAGAGCCTCCTTcatcttctcctgctcctcctccttgggCACTGTCCAGAGATCCAGGGGAGCTGTCAGGACCAGTCCTGTACTCCGATACCTTGAGTCCTGGGCTGGGACCCCTACCCAGGACATCTAGACCACCCTGGGGGCCCTGCCTGCACTGTCCCTAAGAAGCCCTGGCAAGGGTCTGTGCCTAAGCGCCCACCTCCCTGTCCACTCTCAGCACTTGGTCACCCATGGGGTTGGGGGACAGCCTGCCCTCCAAGCACCATCGCTCAGAGGGGCTGAACAGAGGGCTCTGGGCAGGGCCTGCAGGCCATCTGTGCACCATGCAGGCAGGGCTGAGGTTCCAGGCCAAACTGGcctgcaccactgggcccagacTGCTCTTGGGCTCTGCAGGAGAAGGATCACAGGTGGGTGAAGGCCATACATCCCAAGCTGGTCCCTCACCACACCCAGGCTCCCTACTCACTGCCTGAGACATGCAGGCTGGCAGAGCAGAGGGCCTGGCCAGCGGCCTTGGTGGCAATGCACGTGTAGGTGCCCTGGTGTTGCCGGCCCACATCTAGCAGGACCAGGCTGTGCTGCTGA
Proteins encoded in this region:
- the LOC144372806 gene encoding LOW QUALITY PROTEIN: obscurin-like (The sequence of the model RefSeq protein was modified relative to this genomic sequence to represent the inferred CDS: inserted 3 bases in 3 codons; substituted 2 bases at 2 genomic stop codons) yields the protein MVSAKITQAKLQVPGGDSDEESKTPSTSPRHGQSRPSSSVQESSSESEDGDSQGEIFDIYVATANYLPLGAEXDAITLREGQYVEVLDSAHPLHWLVRTKPTKSSPSRQGCVSPAYLDKRLKLSPEWGPSEAPEFPEAMSEDEYKTRLSSVIQELLSSEQTFVGELQFLQSHYIQHXAAVASQKAVIFRNVQDISRFHSSFLQDLHRCDTDDDVAMCFIKNQEAFEKYLEFLVGRVQAESMVVSTPVQEFYKKCTEEMLSAGDPSQPLPPPLQHYLEQPVERVQKYQALLKELIHNKARNQQNCALLEQAYAVVSALPQRAENKLHVSLMENYPGTLEALGEPVRQGHFIVWEGAPGARMPWKGHNRHVFLFRNHLMICKPRRXSHTDTFSYVFWNMMKLSSINLNDQVEGDDLAFEVWHEREDSVRKYLLQACTVIIKHSWVKEISSIQQRLALPVWRPLEFEEELADCTAELGETVKLACRVTGTPKPTVSWYKDGKPVEVDPHHILIEDPDGSCTLILDNLTGVDSGQYMCFATSAAGSASTLGKILVQVPPRFVNKVRASPFVEGEDAQLTCTIEGAPHPQIRWYKDGALLTTGNKYQMLSEPRSGLLVLVVRAAGKDDLGHYECELVNRLGSTPGGGELYMQSAVLPAQEQRHREQTVAAIEVTEQVTKVPKKTVIIEETITTVVKSPRGPRRSPSKFPSRSPSRGSTSPQRPVLLAPDLLFLPGSRQPHRPETEPGRKPTVPTLYMMEAEAPSGALPGGTGPQPKWVEVEETVEVPVKKSGPQAVSPTREMPRGMGALLFTLPGGTPGGDPNANNSNNKQLYQEPHAQGLAVVCIGEPLVFHVDAGGSVDWAASGAVTPEPEETGASLRDSSTEWAGGEGDGETPFVVEEPQDTDGLCSRDPKILTHNNRVLTLADLEDYVPQAGETFSCPVSSTSDDMPCEVSVLQREISEPTMGQPILLNVGRPPRHVGPPGFFRTGSQVHSPEDLSFHVRGVXAGPVGSAPWTSYCTRVQHSTDGRQSSFKTEVSTQMVSXGSVGETVTLHIPPDGDEAPGPSQG